The following are from one region of the Lacinutrix sp. Bg11-31 genome:
- the wecB gene encoding non-hydrolyzing UDP-N-acetylglucosamine 2-epimerase yields MNENKNVLICIGTRPEAIKMAPVYFEFLKSGYNTKLCVTAQHRDLLDQVLHFFKMTPDFDLDLMTPNQTLNMLSSRILEGIDNIFIEQKIDLVLVHGDTTTSSVIALAAFNRKIKVAHVEAGLRTYNKQSPFPEEMNRQLTGRLADFHFAPGETANQNLKKEGVLVNNILVTGNTVIDALKITSTILDEGFNNTIIQNLNEKIDFNKKIVLVTGHRRENFGEGFESICNALVEISKDSDVELVFPVHLNPNVQEVVYKRLSNLPNVHLIAPLDYPTFIWIMKKSHLIISDSGGVQEEAPTFGVPVLVTRTVTERQEGITAGCSFLVGTNKIVIVTKAKEILSKSKDYNKTINPYGDGNASKKIVDFFKSRTW; encoded by the coding sequence ATGAACGAGAATAAAAATGTTTTAATTTGTATAGGCACAAGACCCGAGGCTATTAAAATGGCACCAGTTTATTTTGAGTTTTTAAAATCTGGTTACAATACAAAACTTTGTGTGACTGCTCAGCATAGAGACTTGTTAGATCAAGTGTTGCATTTTTTTAAAATGACTCCAGATTTCGATTTAGATTTAATGACACCTAATCAAACCTTAAATATGTTAAGTTCTAGAATTCTAGAAGGTATTGATAACATCTTTATAGAACAGAAAATAGATCTTGTTTTGGTGCATGGAGATACTACAACCTCTAGTGTTATTGCTTTAGCTGCTTTTAATAGAAAAATTAAAGTAGCACATGTAGAAGCAGGATTAAGAACTTATAACAAGCAGTCTCCATTTCCAGAAGAAATGAATAGACAACTAACAGGTAGATTGGCAGATTTTCATTTTGCGCCTGGAGAAACGGCAAACCAAAACCTTAAAAAGGAAGGTGTTTTAGTAAATAACATTTTGGTTACTGGTAATACAGTAATAGATGCTTTAAAAATAACGAGCACTATTTTAGACGAAGGTTTTAATAATACTATTATTCAAAACTTAAATGAGAAAATAGATTTTAATAAAAAAATAGTTCTGGTTACAGGACACAGAAGAGAAAATTTTGGAGAAGGTTTCGAGTCAATTTGTAATGCTTTAGTCGAAATTTCTAAAGATAGCGATGTGGAACTTGTTTTTCCAGTACATCTCAATCCTAACGTTCAAGAAGTGGTTTATAAGCGACTTTCTAATTTGCCAAATGTGCATTTAATAGCGCCTTTAGATTATCCAACGTTTATTTGGATTATGAAGAAATCTCACCTTATTATTTCAGATTCTGGAGGTGTTCAAGAAGAAGCACCAACCTTTGGAGTGCCAGTTTTAGTAACGCGTACAGTAACAGAACGTCAAGAAGGTATTACTGCTGGATGCTCATTTTTAGTAGGTACTAATAAAATTGTAATCGTTACAAAAGCAAAAGAAATTTTGTCTAAATCTAAAGATTATAATAAAACCATAAACCCTTATGGAGATGGTAACGCATCAAAAAAAATTGTTGACTTTTTTAAAAGTAGAACATGGTAG
- a CDS encoding ABC transporter permease: MVDLNFKEIWRYRDLLFLFVKRDIITVYKQTILGPLWFFIQPLFTSVIFTLIFNNLASIPTGEGVPAFLFNLAGITSWNYFSACLTGTSNTFKANQGIFGKVYFPRVITPLSVVFSNLLKFGIQLLVFVIFYIYFVFFTDQASAASPKAAILLLPFLIVFMGLFGLGFGMILSSLTTKYRDLTFLVSFGVQLLMYGSAVMYPLSYFKERLPEYSWLVEYNPMTTIIELFRYMTLGIGDFSLNKFLYAGIISVVLFLLGLIIFNKTEKTFIDTV; this comes from the coding sequence ATGGTAGATCTAAATTTTAAAGAAATTTGGCGCTATCGCGATTTGCTGTTTTTGTTTGTTAAACGAGATATTATAACAGTATATAAACAGACTATATTAGGACCATTATGGTTTTTTATTCAGCCTTTATTTACCTCAGTAATATTTACATTAATATTTAATAATTTAGCATCAATTCCAACAGGAGAAGGTGTGCCAGCATTTTTATTTAATCTAGCAGGTATTACCTCATGGAATTATTTTAGTGCTTGCTTAACGGGTACAAGTAATACCTTTAAAGCTAATCAAGGTATTTTTGGTAAAGTCTATTTTCCCAGAGTAATAACACCACTGTCTGTTGTGTTTTCTAACCTTTTAAAGTTTGGTATTCAACTATTGGTGTTTGTAATTTTTTATATTTATTTTGTGTTTTTCACAGATCAAGCATCTGCTGCTTCACCAAAAGCAGCAATACTTTTATTGCCTTTTTTAATCGTTTTTATGGGATTATTTGGTTTGGGTTTCGGCATGATTTTATCATCATTAACTACCAAATATCGTGATTTAACATTTTTGGTGAGTTTTGGTGTGCAATTGTTAATGTACGGTTCTGCGGTAATGTATCCATTATCTTATTTTAAAGAACGTTTACCTGAGTATTCTTGGTTAGTAGAGTATAATCCTATGACCACAATTATTGAACTTTTTAGATATATGACTTTGGGGATTGGTGACTTCTCTCTCAATAAATTTTTATATGCAGGAATTATAAGTGTAGTTCTATTTTTATTAGGTTTAATAATATTTAATAAAACCGAAAAAACCTTTATAGATACAGTTTAG